DNA from Bacteroidota bacterium:
TGTTTGCAGATTATTCCTTCTTAAAAATCCTGGCCCTGGCATTTTTTGCCTTTACTGCCGGATTTATTGATTCCGTTGTAGGGGGAGGTGGTTTAATCCAGATTCCAGCTTTATTGATCAATCTGCCCAACTATCCTTTGACTACCTTATTCGGAACAAATAA
Protein-coding regions in this window:
- a CDS encoding TSUP family transporter; translated protein: MNLIALFADYSFLKILALAFFAFTAGFIDSVVGGGGLIQIPALLINLPNYPLTTLFGTNKIAALSGTSVAAFQYAQKIKYNFKLLFIISFFSFISSNL